The following proteins are co-located in the Echinicola sp. 20G genome:
- a CDS encoding RagB/SusD family nutrient uptake outer membrane protein: MKKYIAFILTALCLGCADLERYPLNSIGAPEFWATSDDATLGINGVYNVLAHNHMYRDFMRHSDALADNAYSQYSFNYYLEISEGRGFDASSVWPLNFWRKSYEGIVRANEVLLNVPEITMDENTKSRILGEASFLRALFYFHLTNLYGDVPLILTKQTVEESLVPRDSKSEVVAQIITDLDFAINNLPPSYGPSDLGRATKGAATALKSRVYLYNKQFSEAIQAANQVKALGYDLLPTGSYKDMFLPTLENNSTESIFEVQFLGKTGTGGVGSAFNASSGAIPAFGAAPYSPLQEMVDVYEEGDIRKDITVLQPGQSFAGEAFDPIRTETGFALIKGVIEDPTITDDGDANFVVIRYAEILLNLAEAENELNGPTTIAYDAVNQIRNRAGLDDLPTGLTKDQLRTAIKKERRLELAFEGHYYFDILRYGAADLQASMENVTSVVGHERVYDPKLLMWPVPQNEINIDENLLPQNTGW, encoded by the coding sequence ATGAAAAAATATATTGCATTTATTCTGACTGCGCTTTGCTTGGGATGTGCTGATTTAGAACGTTATCCGCTTAATTCAATCGGTGCTCCCGAATTCTGGGCAACAAGTGATGATGCCACTTTAGGTATCAACGGTGTTTATAATGTCCTTGCGCATAACCATATGTACAGGGATTTTATGAGGCACTCTGACGCTTTGGCTGACAACGCCTACTCACAATATTCCTTCAACTATTACCTTGAAATCAGTGAAGGTAGAGGGTTTGACGCTTCCAGTGTTTGGCCATTGAACTTCTGGAGAAAATCTTATGAGGGTATTGTAAGGGCTAATGAAGTACTGCTTAATGTTCCTGAAATTACTATGGATGAAAATACCAAAAGCAGAATTTTAGGAGAAGCTAGCTTCTTAAGGGCTTTGTTTTACTTCCACTTGACCAATCTCTATGGAGATGTACCATTGATCCTTACTAAGCAAACTGTAGAGGAATCATTGGTTCCAAGAGATTCAAAATCAGAAGTAGTGGCTCAAATTATTACTGATCTTGATTTTGCCATCAATAACTTACCACCATCTTATGGACCTTCTGACCTTGGTAGGGCGACAAAAGGAGCTGCTACTGCTTTGAAATCAAGAGTGTACCTGTATAATAAACAGTTTAGTGAAGCAATCCAAGCTGCCAATCAAGTCAAAGCTTTAGGATATGACCTATTGCCAACAGGAAGCTATAAGGATATGTTCTTGCCAACTTTGGAAAACAATAGCACAGAATCAATTTTTGAAGTACAGTTTTTAGGTAAAACTGGTACTGGTGGAGTGGGAAGCGCTTTTAATGCAAGCTCTGGAGCCATTCCTGCATTTGGAGCTGCTCCTTATTCTCCCCTTCAAGAAATGGTCGACGTTTATGAAGAAGGTGATATCAGAAAAGACATTACTGTTCTTCAGCCAGGACAAAGCTTTGCTGGTGAAGCTTTTGATCCTATTAGAACTGAAACTGGATTTGCCTTGATCAAAGGAGTTATAGAAGATCCAACCATTACAGACGATGGTGACGCTAATTTCGTAGTGATCAGATATGCTGAAATTCTATTGAATTTGGCAGAGGCTGAAAACGAATTGAATGGTCCTACTACCATTGCCTATGATGCCGTCAACCAAATCCGAAACAGGGCTGGATTGGATGATCTTCCTACCGGCTTGACTAAGGATCAATTGAGAACTGCCATCAAAAAAGAAAGAAGGTTGGAGCTTGCTTTTGAAGGCCACTACTATTTTGACATCCTAAGATACGGAGCAGCAGACCTTCAAGCATCCATGGAAAACGTCACCAGTGTAGTGGGACATGAGAGAGTTTACGACCCTAAACTATTGATGTGGCCAGTCCCTCAAAACGAAATCAATATTGACGAGAACTTACTGCCTCAAAACACAGGCTGGTAA
- a CDS encoding TonB-dependent receptor domain-containing protein, translating to MKSFIKILSAMSLLLLYSQVAIAQESASSGASKYQIVGTVVEGDATTPVSYATVQLLEASTDKQIVGAAADGEGKFYLTGFTPGTYKLQINFVGFAPYIKSGISVKEGQKMLDLGKLTMEEESVSLEEVTVQGQRELITEKVDRTIYNAENDKTTVGGDATDVLRRVPMLSVDLDGNVSMRGSNNLVVLIDNKPSTMSASSIADALKQIPADEIKSVEVITSPSAKYDAEGSGGVINIVTKKNNLQGTSLSINTSAGMRGSNLGLNASARKGKWGFNLGGFGRTGYNIKGGFENNQMVTNPDESISNITQSSDTRNNMLMGRYNFGADYEIDKYNWLAASVNFGMFNRKAKQDNLLTENYLDDELVSALMRRVNTEDLSNTVDISLNYTKTFEKPQKEFSIMTLYSRNNRTNDFVQALLDGDFQDVESRIKNENASNNQEFTVQVDYVTPLGDGENQILEYGAKNILRRVNSDYAYFTAEGADGEYQESDNAQYSNVFDYDQNVTAGYLSFTQGFLKHYTIKAGARYEYTTINADFQNGEVDGDIPNYGVLVPSVNLSRKLENGNMIKAAYNRRIQRPSLQFLNPNIQSSNPTQISQGNPLLDPEYTDNYELSYSTYLNEASINISSFFRNTNGSIQPLRTVQDDGVIYTTYENIGSERSIGLNLFANINISNKLSFNGGIDTYYTMIDNNVGNPLYNASNEGFVVSGRMFGNYNITDSWVVQAFTFARGRRVNLQGYDSGFGIYGLNINKQFAEKRGSVGLGAENFFTPEFKMKSEIISPTITQHSTNIMRNMNFKINFSYRIGKMSVAPRRKKKSIENEDLKGGDSGGGNMMGAQ from the coding sequence ATGAAATCTTTTATTAAAATTTTAAGCGCAATGAGCCTTTTGCTACTTTATAGTCAAGTGGCCATTGCACAGGAAAGCGCCTCATCAGGTGCCAGTAAGTACCAAATTGTAGGGACAGTGGTGGAAGGAGATGCTACCACTCCAGTATCTTACGCTACAGTTCAATTGTTGGAAGCTTCCACAGACAAGCAAATAGTGGGAGCGGCTGCTGATGGTGAAGGTAAATTTTACCTTACAGGCTTTACTCCTGGAACCTATAAGTTACAAATCAATTTTGTGGGCTTCGCTCCTTATATCAAATCGGGAATTTCAGTTAAGGAAGGTCAAAAGATGTTGGATTTAGGGAAATTGACCATGGAAGAGGAATCAGTTTCTTTAGAGGAAGTTACCGTTCAGGGACAAAGGGAACTGATTACTGAAAAGGTAGATAGAACCATTTATAATGCTGAAAACGATAAGACTACAGTAGGTGGTGATGCAACAGATGTATTGAGAAGAGTGCCTATGCTTTCAGTTGATTTGGATGGAAATGTGTCGATGAGAGGAAGCAATAATTTGGTGGTACTTATTGATAACAAACCTTCTACTATGTCTGCTAGCAGCATTGCTGATGCATTGAAACAGATTCCTGCCGATGAGATCAAGTCTGTAGAAGTCATTACTTCACCGTCTGCTAAATATGATGCAGAAGGTTCTGGGGGGGTGATCAATATTGTAACCAAGAAAAACAACCTGCAAGGAACTTCACTAAGTATCAACACCAGTGCGGGAATGAGAGGCTCTAACCTTGGTTTGAATGCCAGTGCCAGAAAAGGAAAGTGGGGCTTCAACTTGGGCGGATTTGGTAGAACGGGCTATAATATCAAGGGAGGTTTTGAGAACAACCAAATGGTAACCAATCCTGACGAATCTATTTCCAATATTACGCAAAGTTCAGATACCCGAAACAATATGTTGATGGGTAGGTATAATTTCGGCGCAGATTATGAAATAGATAAATACAATTGGTTAGCGGCTTCTGTGAACTTCGGAATGTTCAATCGAAAAGCTAAGCAGGATAATTTACTGACAGAAAATTATTTGGATGATGAATTGGTGAGTGCTTTGATGAGAAGGGTAAATACAGAAGACCTTTCCAATACGGTGGACATCAGCCTGAACTACACGAAGACTTTTGAAAAGCCTCAAAAGGAGTTCAGCATCATGACCCTTTATAGTCGAAACAACCGGACAAATGACTTTGTACAAGCACTGTTGGATGGTGATTTTCAGGATGTGGAGTCTAGGATCAAGAATGAAAATGCCAGCAATAACCAAGAGTTTACCGTTCAGGTGGATTATGTGACTCCCTTGGGAGACGGTGAAAACCAAATCCTGGAGTATGGTGCCAAGAATATTCTTAGAAGAGTAAACAGTGATTATGCTTATTTCACTGCTGAAGGAGCTGATGGTGAATATCAGGAAAGTGATAATGCTCAATACAGCAACGTTTTTGATTATGACCAAAACGTGACTGCAGGGTATTTGTCTTTCACACAAGGTTTCTTAAAGCATTATACCATCAAGGCAGGAGCAAGGTATGAATATACTACAATCAATGCAGATTTTCAGAACGGGGAAGTAGACGGTGATATACCCAATTATGGTGTTTTGGTACCTAGCGTGAACTTGAGCCGAAAACTTGAGAATGGAAACATGATCAAAGCGGCCTATAACAGAAGAATTCAAAGACCATCTTTACAATTCCTCAACCCTAACATTCAGAGTTCTAATCCAACTCAAATTTCTCAAGGTAATCCATTGTTGGATCCAGAATATACCGACAATTACGAATTGTCCTATAGTACTTATCTAAACGAAGCCAGTATCAATATTTCATCTTTCTTTAGAAATACCAATGGCTCTATTCAACCTCTGAGAACTGTGCAAGATGATGGGGTAATTTATACCACCTATGAGAATATAGGTAGTGAGAGGTCAATAGGTTTAAACTTGTTTGCCAATATCAATATATCCAATAAACTGTCGTTCAATGGAGGAATAGATACCTACTATACCATGATAGATAATAATGTAGGCAACCCACTTTACAATGCTTCCAACGAAGGATTTGTCGTGAGTGGAAGAATGTTCGGTAATTACAACATCACCGACAGTTGGGTAGTGCAAGCCTTTACTTTTGCGAGAGGAAGAAGAGTCAATTTACAAGGTTATGACAGTGGTTTTGGAATATATGGCTTGAATATCAATAAGCAGTTTGCAGAAAAAAGAGGAAGTGTTGGTCTAGGTGCGGAGAACTTCTTTACTCCTGAATTTAAGATGAAAAGTGAAATCATCTCACCTACCATTACCCAGCACAGCACTAATATCATGCGTAATATGAATTTCAAAATCAATTTTAGTTATAGAATTGGAAAAATGAGTGTGGCACCTCGTCGTAAAAAGAAGTCCATCGAAAATGAAGACCTCAAAGGAGGTGATAGCGGTGGAGGGAATATGATGGGAGCCCAATAA
- a CDS encoding sensor histidine kinase, whose protein sequence is MNKSPFLHKNISILIHILVWALMGTFLFLLGPLSWKTTLPEEFWWRQIIFMLALVCLFYFNKDYLVPKLLFNKKLGFFIITSVGLCLLIMFVIEYFENSIHLPELMHKAFHPDDDKPFVQKDEFINVFILLVLFLGLGISTSVAAVQKWQTDEALRRQLDQQRINSELSYLKAQINPHFFFNTLNNIYSLTNIDVERARIALHKLSRMMRYVLYETEKDQTLLSKEIGFIKDFIELMRLRVSDKVQVQLDIQEKVEDRVIAPMLLLPFVENCFKHGISSKQESIINIAIKVVENTLILETTNKIIPTNPNSPESHHKGIGMTNTQRRLSLLYAQRHTLKIDSENPEKEYRVILKINLA, encoded by the coding sequence ATGAACAAGTCCCCATTTCTTCATAAAAACATCTCCATTCTTATCCATATCCTTGTTTGGGCGTTAATGGGTACCTTTCTGTTTTTACTGGGGCCTTTGTCATGGAAAACCACCTTACCAGAGGAGTTTTGGTGGCGACAAATTATTTTTATGCTCGCTCTGGTTTGCCTGTTTTATTTCAATAAAGATTACCTGGTTCCCAAATTGCTTTTCAATAAAAAGCTTGGCTTTTTTATTATCACCAGTGTAGGGCTTTGTCTACTAATCATGTTTGTCATTGAATACTTTGAAAACAGTATTCACCTACCTGAATTGATGCACAAGGCATTCCATCCTGATGATGACAAGCCATTTGTCCAAAAAGATGAATTCATCAATGTTTTCATTCTTTTGGTCTTGTTTCTTGGTTTGGGGATCAGCACAAGTGTGGCAGCTGTTCAAAAATGGCAAACGGATGAGGCACTCAGAAGGCAATTGGATCAACAAAGAATCAATTCTGAGCTCTCCTATCTTAAAGCTCAAATCAACCCCCATTTCTTTTTCAACACCTTGAACAACATCTATTCTTTAACTAACATAGATGTGGAAAGGGCCCGTATCGCCTTGCACAAGTTGTCAAGGATGATGCGCTACGTGCTTTATGAAACCGAAAAAGACCAAACCCTGCTCAGTAAGGAAATTGGTTTCATTAAGGACTTTATTGAGCTGATGAGGCTTCGAGTTTCTGATAAAGTACAAGTCCAGTTGGATATCCAAGAAAAGGTGGAAGATCGTGTCATCGCTCCCATGTTACTTTTACCATTTGTAGAAAATTGTTTTAAACATGGAATAAGTTCCAAACAGGAAAGTATCATCAATATTGCCATCAAAGTAGTGGAAAATACCCTGATTTTAGAAACCACCAACAAAATCATTCCTACCAATCCAAATAGTCCAGAATCACATCATAAGGGCATTGGCATGACCAATACACAAAGGCGACTATCCCTGCTTTATGCCCAAAGACATACCCTTAAGATTGATAGTGAAAATCCTGAAAAAGAATATCGTGTCATTTTAAAAATCAACCTCGCATGA
- a CDS encoding LytTR family DNA-binding domain-containing protein, producing MKIKCIAVDDEPLALEMLCSFIEQTSFLSLEAKFENAIDALAHIHRNKVDLIFLDIQMPDLSGMELARVLESNKSSSDTRIIFTTAYNQFAIEGYKVDALDYLLKPYSYEEFLKASTKAYQYFERKAHPMPTSTEENSQSYIFLKVEYQLVKVMLKDIIYVEGYKDYVKVHLVGKSSPLLSLTSLKNMEDLLPEQHFMRIHRSYIISLDHIESITRNTVNMGSTTIAVSDNYKDTFLQFVNKWIG from the coding sequence ATGAAAATTAAGTGTATTGCTGTTGATGATGAACCTCTAGCTTTGGAAATGCTCTGCAGCTTTATCGAGCAAACATCATTCTTATCCTTAGAGGCAAAATTCGAAAATGCCATTGATGCGTTGGCACATATCCATCGAAATAAAGTTGACCTGATCTTCTTGGATATTCAGATGCCTGACCTTTCGGGAATGGAGTTGGCCAGGGTATTGGAAAGTAACAAATCCAGTTCGGACACAAGAATAATTTTCACCACAGCCTATAACCAATTCGCCATTGAAGGATATAAAGTAGACGCTTTGGACTATCTGCTTAAGCCTTACAGCTATGAAGAATTCTTGAAGGCCAGCACAAAAGCATACCAGTATTTTGAAAGAAAGGCTCACCCAATGCCAACTTCCACGGAGGAAAACAGCCAAAGTTATATCTTCCTCAAGGTAGAATACCAATTGGTAAAAGTTATGCTAAAAGACATTATCTATGTCGAAGGCTATAAAGACTATGTAAAGGTACACCTAGTGGGAAAATCTTCACCTCTCCTCTCACTCACCAGCCTGAAAAACATGGAGGACTTATTACCAGAACAACACTTTATGCGCATTCACAGATCCTATATCATTTCATTGGACCACATTGAATCCATCACAAGAAATACCGTCAACATGGGCAGCACAACCATTGCCGTAAGTGACAATTATAAAGATACTTTTCTCCAATTTGTCAATAAATGGATTGGCTAA
- a CDS encoding nucleoside deaminase encodes MTDLHKTFMEMAINLSRKGMVSGKGGPFGCVIVKDGVVIGKGNNQVLSTNDPTAHAEVVAIREACKTLRTFQLEGCEIYTSCEPCPMCLGAIYWARPKKVFYANTRKEAADAGFDDDFIYQELPIPPADRKIPMYHTPESDALKVFEEWKNNEDKKVY; translated from the coding sequence ATGACAGACTTGCATAAAACTTTTATGGAAATGGCCATCAACCTTTCAAGAAAAGGAATGGTATCCGGAAAAGGAGGCCCCTTTGGCTGCGTCATCGTCAAAGACGGTGTGGTCATCGGAAAAGGGAACAACCAAGTCCTGAGTACCAATGACCCCACAGCACATGCTGAAGTAGTCGCCATTAGGGAGGCCTGTAAGACCTTAAGAACCTTCCAACTGGAAGGCTGTGAAATCTATACCTCTTGTGAACCTTGCCCAATGTGCCTTGGAGCTATCTATTGGGCAAGACCCAAAAAGGTATTTTATGCCAACACTAGAAAAGAAGCCGCTGATGCAGGTTTCGATGATGATTTTATCTATCAAGAGCTCCCTATTCCTCCTGCTGATCGGAAAATCCCCATGTACCATACACCGGAATCAGATGCGCTTAAAGTCTTTGAGGAATGGAAAAACAATGAAGACAAAAAGGTGTATTGA
- a CDS encoding 2-isopropylmalate synthase — MDKRQVLIFDTTLRDGEQVPGCKLNTPQKIEIARQLELLGVDVIEAGFPISSPGDFKSVVEISKSVSEPIICGLSRGVQKDIEVAAEALKYAKRPRIHTGIGTSASHIKYKFKSTPDQILERAVAAVKHAKSFVEDVEFYAEDAGRTDNEYLARVCEAVIKAGATVLNIPDTTGYCLPDEYGAKIKYLMDNVRGIENVIISAHCHNDLGLATANSISAVMNGARQIECTINGIGERAGNTSLEEVAMIMKQHPRLDVYNNINSKLLNPVSKLVSERMGMYVQPNKAIVGSNAFAHSSGIHQDGVIKNRETYEIIDPAEVGVNESLIVLTARSGRAALAYRSHKIGYTLTKLQLDEVYELFLEFADRKKEITDEDLHEIMKVANLSGKVEA; from the coding sequence ATGGATAAACGACAAGTACTGATCTTTGACACTACCCTTAGGGACGGAGAGCAAGTCCCTGGCTGTAAGTTGAACACTCCTCAAAAAATTGAGATCGCCAGGCAGCTAGAACTCCTCGGTGTAGATGTTATCGAGGCAGGCTTTCCTATTTCCAGCCCAGGCGACTTCAAATCAGTTGTGGAGATTTCAAAAAGTGTTTCAGAGCCAATCATATGTGGACTATCTAGGGGCGTGCAGAAGGACATTGAAGTGGCAGCTGAAGCGCTTAAATATGCTAAAAGACCTCGAATCCACACGGGTATAGGCACCTCTGCTTCCCATATCAAATATAAATTCAAGAGTACTCCAGATCAAATTCTGGAAAGAGCAGTTGCGGCTGTCAAACATGCTAAATCTTTTGTGGAAGATGTGGAGTTTTATGCTGAAGATGCTGGACGAACTGACAATGAATATTTGGCAAGGGTTTGCGAAGCAGTCATCAAGGCTGGAGCTACTGTACTGAACATTCCAGACACTACCGGTTACTGTTTGCCAGATGAATATGGTGCCAAAATCAAATATTTGATGGACAATGTAAGAGGCATCGAGAATGTCATCATCTCTGCACATTGCCACAACGACCTTGGATTGGCTACTGCAAACTCTATCTCCGCAGTAATGAATGGTGCGAGACAAATCGAATGCACCATTAATGGTATCGGAGAAAGAGCCGGTAATACTTCCCTTGAAGAAGTGGCCATGATCATGAAACAGCATCCTCGCTTAGATGTATACAATAATATCAACTCCAAACTTTTGAACCCAGTGTCCAAATTGGTTTCAGAAAGAATGGGAATGTATGTGCAGCCTAATAAAGCCATTGTAGGATCCAATGCTTTTGCCCACTCTTCAGGAATCCACCAAGATGGTGTGATCAAAAACAGAGAAACTTATGAAATCATCGATCCAGCAGAAGTGGGAGTCAATGAATCCCTTATTGTCCTGACTGCAAGAAGTGGAAGGGCAGCCCTTGCTTACAGATCCCATAAGATCGGATATACCTTGACCAAACTTCAGTTAGACGAAGTTTACGAATTATTCTTGGAGTTTGCTGATAGAAAAAAAGAAATCACTGACGAAGACTTACATGAAATCATGAAAGTGGCTAATCTTTCAGGAAAAGTAGAAGCATAA
- the ffh gene encoding signal recognition particle protein yields the protein MFDNLSFKLDRAFKTLKGTGKITEINVATTVKEIRRALIDADVNYKVAKEVTDTIKEEALGRDVLISVSPGQLLVKITQEELTKLMGGSKEDINLKGDPGIVLISGLQGSGKTTFSGKLATHLKKQGRQVLLVACDIYRPAAIEQLKTLGEQIGVEVYAEPENKNALEIASRAIEYAKKNGKKTVIVDTAGRLAVDEQMMNEIAELKENLKPAETLFVVDSMTGQDAVNTAKTFDERLNFDGVVLTKLDGDTRGGAAISIRHVVDKPIKFISTGEKMENLDVFYPDRMAQRILGMGDVVSLVERAQQSFDEDEAKRINAKIRKNQFNFDDFLSQLEQIKKMGNLKDLMGMIPGMGKAIKGLDIDDDSFKPIEAIIRSMTPLERENPDVIDGSRRKRIANGSGRTIQEVNNLMKQFSDMRKLMKQMNKMGGAQRALGNLMPKAGGRR from the coding sequence ATGTTTGATAATCTTAGTTTTAAACTAGATAGAGCATTTAAGACCCTGAAAGGTACAGGGAAGATTACTGAAATCAATGTGGCCACCACGGTCAAGGAGATTAGAAGGGCCCTGATAGATGCGGATGTTAACTATAAAGTAGCCAAAGAAGTTACTGACACCATCAAGGAAGAAGCTTTGGGAAGGGATGTATTGATCTCAGTTTCTCCTGGGCAACTCTTGGTGAAAATTACCCAAGAAGAGCTGACCAAATTGATGGGAGGCTCCAAAGAAGATATTAACCTGAAGGGTGATCCTGGAATTGTGTTGATATCAGGTCTGCAAGGGTCTGGTAAGACGACTTTCTCCGGTAAGTTGGCCACTCATCTTAAGAAGCAGGGTCGCCAAGTGCTTTTGGTAGCTTGTGATATCTATCGTCCTGCGGCCATTGAGCAGCTGAAGACTTTGGGTGAGCAGATAGGAGTGGAGGTTTACGCTGAACCTGAAAATAAAAATGCTTTGGAGATTGCTTCCAGAGCGATAGAATATGCCAAGAAAAATGGCAAGAAAACGGTCATTGTCGATACTGCTGGACGTCTGGCAGTAGATGAGCAGATGATGAATGAAATTGCCGAATTGAAAGAAAATCTGAAGCCAGCCGAGACCCTTTTTGTGGTAGATTCCATGACGGGTCAGGATGCGGTGAATACAGCAAAGACTTTCGATGAGCGGTTGAATTTCGATGGTGTTGTTTTGACCAAATTAGATGGTGATACCCGTGGTGGTGCTGCCATTTCCATTCGTCACGTTGTAGATAAACCGATCAAGTTTATATCTACAGGTGAGAAGATGGAAAACCTTGATGTTTTCTATCCTGACCGTATGGCCCAGCGTATCCTAGGTATGGGAGACGTTGTTTCTTTGGTAGAAAGGGCGCAGCAGTCTTTTGATGAGGATGAAGCCAAAAGAATCAATGCCAAGATCCGTAAGAACCAATTCAACTTTGATGATTTCCTTTCCCAATTGGAGCAAATCAAAAAGATGGGTAACCTGAAAGACTTGATGGGCATGATTCCTGGTATGGGCAAAGCCATTAAAGGTTTGGATATTGATGATGATTCCTTTAAACCTATTGAAGCCATTATCAGAAGTATGACACCTTTGGAAAGAGAGAATCCTGATGTAATCGATGGAAGCAGAAGAAAGCGTATTGCTAATGGGAGCGGTAGAACTATTCAGGAGGTGAATAACCTGATGAAGCAGTTTTCTGATATGAGAAAGCTGATGAAGCAAATGAACAAAATGGGTGGGGCACAACGCGCTTTGGGTAATTTAATGCCTAAGGCAGGAGGAAGAAGATAG
- a CDS encoding glycoside hydrolase family 140 protein, with protein sequence MVVLRFFLFWILCSIISICSLFAQNLKVSENHHYLERDGKPFFWLGDTAWELFHRLNREEVTLYLEDRASKGFTVIQAVVLAELGGLTVPNAYGALPLDNQDPNHLNEAYFEHVDFVIRKANSLGMFVGLLPTWGDKFNKKWGVGPEIFNEENALVFGKTLAERYKDDQVIWILGGDRNPENPTHYQVIEALAKGINQVAKGKQLITYHPQGWGNSSDFFADAEWIDLHLFQSGHGARDAANYQFNRKNLSLQNLKPTIDGEPRYEEHPVNWKGTELGWFDDFDVRQAAYWSMLSGAAGHTYGNHNIWQMWEEGRAPISMARTHWQTALHHIGSMQMGMMRTFFEKIKWYQLVPNQSLIMNENPEGASYQMAAIREDGKLAVVYTPYGKSIQMDFSKLNGESFETYWFNPRDGNRIQSKELMEGQEELFAPHSAGRGSDWVLVVEAK encoded by the coding sequence ATGGTAGTGCTCCGCTTTTTCCTTTTCTGGATTCTTTGTTCCATAATCAGTATTTGTTCTTTATTCGCCCAAAACTTAAAAGTAAGTGAAAACCATCATTACCTTGAGCGTGATGGTAAACCCTTTTTTTGGTTAGGGGATACCGCTTGGGAACTCTTTCATCGCTTAAACAGGGAAGAAGTCACTCTCTACTTAGAGGATCGGGCTTCCAAAGGGTTTACAGTAATCCAGGCGGTGGTTTTGGCTGAATTAGGTGGTTTGACCGTTCCAAATGCCTACGGCGCACTTCCCCTTGATAACCAAGACCCCAACCATCTAAATGAAGCGTACTTTGAACATGTAGATTTTGTGATCCGGAAAGCCAATAGCTTGGGTATGTTTGTCGGTTTATTGCCAACTTGGGGGGATAAATTCAATAAGAAATGGGGAGTAGGGCCAGAGATTTTTAATGAGGAGAATGCCTTAGTATTTGGGAAAACATTAGCAGAGAGGTATAAAGATGACCAAGTGATCTGGATATTGGGAGGGGATAGAAACCCAGAAAATCCAACACATTATCAGGTAATCGAAGCTTTGGCCAAAGGGATTAATCAAGTGGCCAAAGGGAAACAGTTGATCACTTATCACCCTCAAGGTTGGGGCAATTCTTCAGATTTTTTTGCCGATGCTGAGTGGATAGATCTTCACCTTTTTCAGTCTGGACATGGGGCAAGAGATGCTGCCAATTATCAGTTCAATAGAAAAAATCTTTCTTTACAAAACTTAAAACCAACCATTGACGGAGAGCCTAGGTATGAAGAACACCCAGTAAACTGGAAAGGAACAGAGTTAGGCTGGTTTGATGACTTTGATGTTAGACAGGCAGCATATTGGAGTATGCTATCTGGGGCGGCAGGGCACACTTATGGAAATCACAATATTTGGCAAATGTGGGAAGAAGGTAGAGCACCAATTTCTATGGCGAGGACCCATTGGCAAACCGCTCTCCACCATATTGGTTCAATGCAGATGGGAATGATGAGAACATTTTTTGAAAAGATCAAATGGTATCAGTTGGTTCCAAACCAATCCTTGATTATGAATGAAAACCCTGAAGGTGCATCCTATCAAATGGCTGCTATTAGGGAAGATGGTAAGTTGGCAGTTGTCTACACCCCTTATGGAAAGTCAATTCAAATGGATTTTTCAAAACTTAATGGGGAGAGTTTTGAGACGTATTGGTTTAATCCAAGAGATGGAAATAGGATTCAGAGCAAGGAACTGATGGAAGGTCAAGAAGAATTGTTTGCTCCTCACTCAGCTGGAAGAGGAAGTGATTGGGTCTTGGTGGTGGAGGCGAAATAG